The following proteins are encoded in a genomic region of Alteromonadaceae bacterium 2753L.S.0a.02:
- a CDS encoding arabinogalactan endo-1,4-beta-galactosidase, with translation MQRQREKTNIYLGLVFSLLCFSMPHAFAQSCNWWGTLYPLCQNTSSGWGWENNANCISANACSFLPPPYGIVGDSSSSSSSSSSSSSSSSSSSSTSSSSSSSSSSSSSSSGSSSGGEICQTLCQWYQDAPRPLCEMQDNGWGWENQQSCIGINTCNSQSGGGGVISVCSGSSSSNSSSSSSSSSSSSGNVCTAQAITPYLQINGGAWQQTGNASINNGDTIKFGPQPVVGGIWSWQGCGTNGNTREQTVMPQQSCIATSQYTNDCGATSHYNFTVSILGSSSSSSSSSTTSSGGGYQEGEFILGMDISYWSEQLDRGTTYVDSDGQTKDLLSLFKNHGINYIRLRAFVDPLAPYGYASTAGDCSGRAQAYNGSADIVRMAKRIKAAGMGFLLDFHYSDTWADPGKQVVPDAWRNASNINELAADLRSYTVDVLQLLQAENALPDMVQVGNEITPGMLVHDPSSNSDCWGNNAVERNGANGRASNANWANLATLLKAGIAGVKQVDASIETVLHIENFDDPAGVEWWVDSALNQGVNFDVLGLSAYEEFQGPASAWSSTMQSLANRYPQLSFAIVEYNPRARLLSDIMHNIPNGRGLGTFFWEPTQSGFWGNAIFQQQGNSYRANSGDFAVYDQIVNDYGLRKLP, from the coding sequence ATGCAACGCCAGAGAGAAAAAACCAACATTTATCTTGGATTAGTGTTTAGTTTGCTGTGTTTTTCGATGCCCCACGCCTTTGCGCAGTCCTGCAACTGGTGGGGAACACTCTACCCGCTGTGCCAAAATACCAGCAGCGGATGGGGCTGGGAAAACAATGCCAATTGTATATCCGCCAACGCCTGCAGTTTCCTGCCACCCCCTTACGGCATTGTTGGGGATAGCTCCAGCAGCTCCTCTTCCAGCAGCAGTTCTTCGTCGAGCAGCTCTTCATCGAGCAGCACATCGTCCAGCAGCTCTTCCAGTAGCAGTTCCTCAAGCAGTAGCAGTGGTAGTAGTAGTGGTGGCGAAATCTGCCAAACGCTGTGCCAGTGGTACCAGGATGCACCGCGCCCCTTGTGTGAAATGCAAGACAACGGTTGGGGTTGGGAAAATCAGCAGAGCTGTATCGGCATTAACACCTGTAATAGCCAATCGGGTGGCGGTGGTGTGATTTCCGTTTGTAGCGGGTCATCCAGCTCCAACTCTTCGTCAAGTTCCAGTTCCAGCAGTTCCTCCTCGGGCAATGTATGCACCGCTCAAGCCATTACCCCCTACCTGCAAATAAATGGCGGCGCCTGGCAACAAACCGGAAACGCGAGTATTAATAACGGCGACACCATTAAATTTGGACCGCAGCCCGTGGTTGGCGGCATTTGGTCTTGGCAGGGTTGCGGCACCAACGGCAATACGCGTGAGCAAACCGTAATGCCTCAACAAAGTTGCATTGCCACCAGCCAGTACACCAACGACTGCGGTGCCACAAGTCATTACAACTTTACGGTTTCGATTTTGGGTTCAAGTTCGTCATCCAGCTCTTCCAGCACCACAAGTAGCGGTGGTGGCTATCAGGAAGGCGAATTTATTCTGGGTATGGATATTTCCTATTGGTCGGAACAACTCGATCGCGGTACCACCTATGTCGATAGTGATGGGCAAACCAAAGACTTACTAAGCCTGTTCAAAAATCACGGCATCAACTACATTCGTTTACGCGCTTTTGTCGACCCGCTGGCACCCTATGGTTATGCATCAACCGCAGGCGACTGTTCCGGCCGAGCGCAGGCCTACAACGGCAGCGCCGATATTGTTCGCATGGCCAAACGTATTAAAGCCGCGGGCATGGGCTTTCTTCTCGACTTCCACTATTCCGACACTTGGGCCGACCCGGGTAAACAAGTGGTACCCGATGCCTGGCGCAATGCGAGCAACATCAACGAACTCGCTGCCGACCTGCGCAGCTACACCGTGGATGTTTTGCAGCTGTTGCAGGCAGAAAATGCTTTGCCGGATATGGTACAGGTGGGCAATGAAATTACCCCCGGAATGCTAGTGCACGACCCCTCCAGCAATTCCGATTGTTGGGGCAATAACGCCGTGGAACGCAACGGCGCGAATGGTCGTGCGAGCAACGCTAACTGGGCTAATCTGGCAACGCTTTTAAAAGCGGGAATAGCCGGAGTTAAACAAGTGGACGCCAGCATCGAAACCGTTTTACACATTGAAAATTTCGATGACCCCGCCGGGGTTGAATGGTGGGTGGATAGTGCATTGAATCAGGGCGTGAATTTCGATGTATTGGGTTTATCGGCTTACGAGGAATTTCAGGGGCCGGCGAGTGCCTGGAGCAGCACCATGCAAAGCCTGGCGAATCGCTACCCGCAATTATCGTTTGCCATTGTGGAATACAACCCGCGCGCGCGTTTACTCAGTGACATTATGCATAACATTCCCAACGGCCGCGGCCTGGGCACCTTCTTCTGGGAGCCGACACAATCCGGTTTTTGGGGCAACGCCATATTCCAGCAGCAGGGCAACAGCTACCGAGCTAATAGCGGTGATTTTGCCGTGTATGATCAGATTGTGAATGATTATGGGCTGAGAAAACTGCCTTAA
- a CDS encoding 4-carboxymuconolactone decarboxylase, which translates to MKSERYNIGWQKLAEIDGEQGERVVEALKDISPEFADLLIEFPFGDIYSRPGLDLKSREIATVAALTALGNARPQLKVHVNAALNVGCSAQEIIEVMIQMAVYAGFPAALNGLFAAKEVFDERDIKIDA; encoded by the coding sequence ATGAAATCAGAAAGATATAACATTGGCTGGCAAAAGCTTGCGGAAATAGACGGAGAGCAGGGTGAGCGGGTGGTAGAAGCCCTTAAAGACATTTCACCCGAATTTGCGGATTTACTGATTGAGTTCCCGTTTGGCGATATCTACAGTCGCCCGGGCCTGGATTTGAAATCCCGCGAAATTGCAACGGTTGCCGCCCTAACTGCACTGGGAAATGCGAGACCCCAGCTAAAAGTGCACGTAAATGCGGCATTAAATGTAGGTTGCAGCGCGCAGGAAATTATTGAAGTAATGATACAAATGGCGGTTTATGCGGGCTTTCCTGCAGCGCTCAATGGCTTGTTTGCTGCCAAGGAAGTGTTTGATGAGCGTGATATTAAAATCGATGCATAG
- a CDS encoding putative zinc ribbon protein yields MSKNSTRKQLAESALKRAKANNNIDVFDKNSPLPPGAIMADHEALKHNNTYGPLPRFYKDELVICRDCGKEEVWTAKSQKWWYEEIKGNINTRAIFCKSCRKNKSAIKAEARKAHMDGIKNKRIKKP; encoded by the coding sequence GTGAGTAAAAATAGTACCAGAAAACAGCTCGCGGAAAGTGCGCTGAAACGTGCAAAGGCGAACAACAATATAGATGTTTTTGATAAAAACAGCCCGCTTCCGCCGGGTGCTATTATGGCTGATCACGAGGCGCTTAAGCACAATAATACCTATGGGCCGCTACCTCGATTTTATAAGGACGAGCTTGTAATTTGTCGCGATTGCGGCAAGGAAGAAGTATGGACTGCGAAAAGCCAAAAATGGTGGTATGAAGAGATAAAAGGGAATATCAATACGCGTGCGATCTTTTGCAAATCGTGCCGTAAAAACAAAAGCGCCATAAAAGCAGAGGCGCGTAAGGCGCACATGGATGGCATTAAAAATAAGCGAATCAAAAAGCCGTAA